Within Desulfobacter sp., the genomic segment GCATTAAGGGCCCGGTCAAAATTATAATCGCACTTGGATTTTTTGGCATTGATATGGGCTGAAAAACATCGGTCACAGCCAAAGGTCCTGACCATGGCCTGGTTCAGAATATGTTCGGCGGAATGCATCTTGGGATATTTGGACATCAATTACTCCTGGGTCAGGCCGGCTGTGGAGAGCCGGGATAGGGTTTGTTCAAAGTCTCTGGGCATGGGTGATTCAAAGGCCATGGTTTGCCCGGAATAGGGATGGCGGAATGAGAGACGCCAGGAGTGAAGCATCTGCCTCAATGCCGGCCCTGTGCGATTGCGGCGGCGCCTGACCTGGTAGGTCCGTTCACCGAACAGGGGCATGCCTTGGTGATAGAAATGAACCCGGATCTGGTGGGTGCGGCCGGTATAAAGGCGGATTGCCACAAGGGCGCCCCCCTTAAACCGCTGGCAGACCCTGAATCCGGTTCTGGCGTATTTTCCCCCAGCCTCCAGCACCGCCATCATCTTCCTGTGCTTGGGATGCCGGCCGATGGGCAACTCAATGTCGCCGGCCTCCGGAATTTTGTCCCCCTGGACAAGGGCCAGGTATTCTTTGGCCACCCTGCGCTGCTTGAACTCCTTTTGAAGAAATTCAAGGCTCCTCTGGTTTTTAGCCAC encodes:
- a CDS encoding RluA family pseudouridine synthase; translation: MKLLFTILPEQKGLRLDQVVAANSDGVSRSRAAALAAAGKIRVNDACKRPGYKVKTGDRVAGVILEEQAMPAPEKMDLNILHEDPQIMVLDKPAGQVVHPAAGHMSGTLVNGLLAHDAAFRDGEWDPLRPGIVHRLDKDTSGLILVAKNQRSLEFLQKEFKQRRVAKEYLALVQGDKIPEAGDIELPIGRHPKHRKMMAVLEAGGKYARTGFRVCQRFKGGALVAIRLYTGRTHQIRVHFYHQGMPLFGERTYQVRRRRNRTGPALRQMLHSWRLSFRHPYSGQTMAFESPMPRDFEQTLSRLSTAGLTQE